The segment ACCGCTTTGCTTGCTCAGCTTCTCGCCGGTTTCGTTGACCACCACTGGCACGTGCAGGTACGCCGGCGTGGGCAGGCCCAGCAGGTGCTGCAGGTGGATCTGGCGCGGCGTGGAGTCGAGCAGGTCGGCGCCGCGCACGATATGCGTGATGCCCTGCAAGCCGTCATCCACCACTACCGCCAGTTGATACGCCCACAGCCCGTCCGCGCGGCGCAGCACGAAGTCGCCCAGCTCGGTTTCCAGGTCCTGGCACTGGCGGCCCTGCCAGCGGTCGTCGAAGCACAGGGTGGCGGCCGGGCCGTCCGGCACGCGCACGCGCCAGGCGCGCGGCAGCTTGCCGTTCAGGCCGTGGCGGCAGGTGCCGGGATAGCCCAGGGTCTGGTGCCGCTCGCGCACGTGCACCAGTGAGTCGGCGATCTCCTTGCGCGAACAGCCGCACGGGTAGAGCTGCCCGGCGGCGTCGAGGCGGCGCAGCGCATCGGCATAGAACGGCTCACGCCGGCTCTGCCATACCGGCGGCTCGTCCGGCGCCATGCCCAGGCGTTCCAGCGTGAGCAGGATGTCGTCGTCCGCGCCGCGCACGCAGCGCGGCATGTCGATGTCCTCGATGCGCACCAGCCACTGGCCGCCGTGCGCGCGCGCGTCCAGCCAGCTCGCCAGCGCGGTGACCAGCGAGCCCATATGCAGCGGCCCGGTGGGCGAGGGGGCGAAGCGGCCGCGATAGCCGGTCGCGGCAACCGTCGTTGCTGCCGTCGTTGCTGTCACTGCCATGAGACCTGCCCTCAGCCGGCGAAGTCGGGTTGCTGCAGCAGTGCCTGCGCCAGGCGCGGGTCTTCCAGCTTGCTGGCCCACCACTGCAGCGCCTTGCCGCGGTTGCTGGTGCGCCAGGCTACCTTGAAGTTGCCGGGCGCGCGCACCTCGACGGTCTCGCGCGCCTGCAGCACGCCGCTTTCGATATGGGGTTGCGCCATCGGCGCCGGCAGCCAGCCGCAGCCCAGCCCACGGATCTGTGCCTCGAGCTTGTCGCGCATGGTGGGCACCACCAGCACGTCTTGCCCGGCCAGCACGCCATGGGTACGCGCCGGCAGGTTGCGCGAGGTGTCGCCCACCGCGACGATGCGGTGCCTGGCGATCTGGATGGTGGTGAGCGGGCCTTCCTCGGTGGCCAGCGGATGGTGCGCGGCAACCGCGAACACGAACGGCATCGAGCCCAGTGGCCGGATCTGGAAGCCCTGCGTGCTGGGCGCATCGTAGGCGCCGCCGATCACCAGGTCGGCGCGGTTGTTGACCAGCGCATCCCAGGCGCCGCCCAGCACTTCCTTGGAAAAGCGCAGCCGGGTGGCGGTGTTCTCGGCGTAGAAGTCGTGGATCACCGGCAGCAGCGCGCGGAAGTTGATCAGGTCGTCGACCACGATGGTGAGGGTAGCCTCCCAGCCGGTGGCCAGGCGCTTGACGCGCCGTGCCAGGTCATCGGCGGCATGCAGCAGGTGGCGGCCCTCATCGAGCAGGGCGCGTCCGGCCGGCGTCAGCTCGGCGCGGTGGCGGCGCCGGTCGAACAGCAGCACGTCCAGGTCTTCTTCCAGCTTGCGCACCACGTAGGTCAGCGCGGAAGGGACCTTGCCCATCTCGTGGGCGGCGGCGGCAAAGCTGCCCTTGCGTTCGATGGCGTCGAGGACTTCGAGGGATTCTAGCGAGAGGGCCATGTTCAGAAATTCTGAATGACTGCTTCTAAGTCGATCCCCGTAAATATACGCCTCAAGCCCTAAACTTCCTAGCATCAAAGCGAAAACGTATGCCGCGACACGGTTACCAAGCCAGTGCTTGCGGGCAAACAGGCTCAAGGAGGGCCATCAAAATGATTGAAATCAGAAAGTCTGCAGAGCGTGGTTACGCCGATCATGGCTGGCTGAAGTCCTTTCATTCGTTCTCGTTCGCCGACTACTATGACCCGCGGCATGTGCAGTTTGGGCCACTGCGAGTGATCAACGAGGACCGCGTCGCGCCGGGCATGGGCTTTGGCACGCACGGCCACCGCGACATGGAGATCATCAGCTACGTGCTTGAGGGCGAACTGGCCCACAAGGACAGCATCGGCAACGGCAGCGTGATCCGCCCTGGCGATGTGCAGCGCATGAGCGCCGGCACCGGCGTGCGCCATTCGGAGTACAACCACGCCGCGCACGACACCACCCACTTCCTGCAGATCTGGATCATGCCGGCCGAGAACGGCATCGAGCCCGGCTACGAGGAAAAGCATTTCGACGCAGCCGACAAGCGTGGCAAGCTGCGCCTGGTGGCCAGCGCCGATGGTGCCGAGGGCTCGGTGGTGGTCCACCAGGACGTGCGCCTGTACGCCGGCCTGTTCGATGGCGACGAGGCTGCCACGCTGGCGCTTGCGCCGGGCCGCCGCGCCTATATCCACGTGGCGCGCGGTCGGGTGACGGTCAACGGCAAGGCGCTTGAAGCCGGCGACGCGGCGAAGCTGGAAGCCGAGGGCGAGGTCGCGCTGTCCGGCGGCGATGGCGCCGAAGTGCTGGTGTTCGACCTGTCCTGAGCATCGTTCATTGCCGCATGCGAGAGCCCGCCTTCGGCGGGCTTTTGCTTTTTGCATTGCGCGCCGGGCTCCGGCAGGTACCGCTGTGCTATCTTCTCGCTATGCATTGCGCCTGCGCCGGCACATCGCCGGCAAGCCCGGAAGGGCCAGGCGTGCCCTTGGAACACCCCGTACCAAGATGACCTTTGTTTCCATTCTCCTGGCGCTGATCGCTGAACAATTCCGCGCCCTGGGCCGCAACAACCCGATCCACGAGATCGTGCGCGCACTCGGCGACCGCGCGGAACACGCCTTCGACACCGGCCGCCCGCGCGATGCCGCGCTGGCCTGGCTGACCGTGGTCCTGCCGCTGACCCTGGCGGTGATCGTGGTGCACTACCTGCTGGCCTCGATCAGCGTGGCGCTGACGCTCGCCTGGAATGTGCTGGTGCTGTACATGACGCTGGGCTTTCGCCAGTTCAGCCACTACTTCACCGACATCCACGAGGCCCTCAACCGCGATGACGTCCATACCGCGCGCACGCTGCTGCACGAGTGGACCGGCCTGGACACCGTCGAGATGCCGGTCTCCGAGATCGTGCGGCACACGCTGGAGGCGGCCATCATCGCCGTGCACCGGCATGTGTTCGGCGTGTTCTTCTGGTTCCTGGTGCCGGTCGGCCCCGGCGGGGTGGTGCTGTACCGCACCGCCGAATACCTGAGCCGCCACTGGAACCAGCCCTCGACCGAGCGCAGCCCCGCGCTGGGCCGCTTTGCGGCGCGCGCCTTCTATTTGCTGGACTGGATTCCGTCGCGGCTGACGGCGATCGGCTTTGCCATCGTCGGCAACTTCGAGGACGCGGTCTACGCCTGGCGCAACCATGCGCGCAAGTGGAACGATGCCGTCAACGGCATCCTGCTTGCCAGTGGGGGCGGGGCGCTGGGCGTGCGCCTGGGCACGCCGCTGGCCGAGGATGATTCCACCGTGGTGCTGCGCGCCAGCGTGGCTGGCCCGGCCGTGGACTATGCGCCCGGCATGGAAGAGGAAAACGGCGGCCCGGAACCGGTGCCGCCCGAATTCGGCACCGAGCCCGGCGTGCGCACGCTGCAGTCGGCCGTGGGCCTGGTATGGCGCGCGGTGGTGCTGTGGATGCTGCTGCTGGCGATGCTGTCGCTGGCGCTCTGGGTCGGCTGACCAGCGTCAAAAAGGGGGCGGCGCGCTAGTCGCGGGCCGCGCCGCAGCGCCAGCAGGCCCCGAACTGGGCCTCGTGCCATTCCAGGCAGTGGCGGCATTGCCAGCTCGGCCCCGGCGCCGGGTTGGCGGCGGCATTGAGCACCGCCCACGCCTGCGCTTCCATCTCGTCATCGACCAGCCACACCTGTGGCGCACTCTCCCGGAACGGGATCTCGCCGGTCGCGCCGGCCAGCCAGGTATTGCGCAATTCCGCCCGGATGCCGGCCGCCCGCAGGACGTTCCGGCAATGGGCTGCATGGACGAGGGAAGTGGCGGACAGCAGCAGTTTCATGGCAGCGCACCGGGTAACCCAGGTGCGCTTACCTTACCACGGCTTCTGCTGGTTGGATTCGTGCAGCAACTGCATGTAGAGCTGGTGGCGGCGCTCGGAGATCGCTCCCGAGGCGACCGCGGCCAGCACGCCGCAGCCGGGCTCGTTGACGTGGTGGCAGTTGTAGAAGCGGCACCCGGTCAGCAGCGGGCGGAACTCCGGGAAGGCGCGCTCCAGCATGCCCTCGCTCAGGTGGTACAGGCCGAATTCCTGGAAGCCCGGCGAATCGATCAGCGCACCCTGATGGCCGTCCACGGTGCCCCATTCGGCCGGCAGGTGATAGAGCCGCGTGAAGGTGGTGGTGTGCTTGCCGGAGTCGAGCTTGGCCGAGATCTCGCGGGTCTGTGCATCCACCCCCGGGATCAGCAGGTTCAGCAGCGACGACTTGCCCATGCCCGATTGCCCGATCAGGATGCTGGCCAGCCCCGCCAGGCGCGGCTTGAGCGCGGCCAGCGCCTGCGCCGGGTCGGCGCGCACCGACAGCTCCAGCGTGTCGTAGCCCAGCCCGCGGTACAGCGCCAGGCGCCCTCGCGCTTCTTCGAGCCGGTCGGGCAGGTCGGTCTTGTTGAGCACGATCAGCGGCCGGATCTCCATGGCCTCGGCCGACACCAGCGCGCGGCCGAGCAGGTCTTCGGAGAAGCCCGGCTCGGTTGCCAGCACGATCACGACCTGGTCGATATTGGCGGCCAGCAGCTTGGACTTGAACTGGTCGGAGCGGTGCAGCAGGTTCTTGCGCGGCGAGGCCGCGGTGATCACGCACTGGTCGGCGGCGGCGCGTTCCACGCTGACATGGTCGCCCACCGCGCAGTCGCTCTTCTTGCCGCGCGGGAAGGCATGCATGCGCGTGCCGTCGCCCAGCTCGACCACGTAGTGGCGGCCATGGGCGGCGATGATCAGCGCGGATTCGGTGGCCGTGCCGGCATGGCTGCCGCCGCCGGCGTTGCGGTGACGCGTGGCGCGGCTCATGCGTGCGCCAGCAGGCGGTCGATCCGCTGCGCGGCGGGCGGATGCGAGTAGTAGAAGGCGCTGTAGAGCGGATCCGGCGTCAGCGTCGAGGCGTTGTCCTTGTACAGCTTCACCAGCGCCGACACCAGGTTGCCGGCATCGGTCTGGTCGGCGGCAAAGGCGTCGGCCTCGAACTCATGGCGGCGCGACGACAGGCTCGACAGCGGCCCCAGCAGGAAGGTGAACACCGGCAGCGCCAGGAAGAACAGCACCAGCGCCAGCGCGTTGTTGGACACGCCCAGGTTGGGCACCACGCCCAGCCCGGTGTAGAACCAGCTGCGCGTGGCCAGCCAGCCCAGCAGCGCCAGGAACACCAGGCTCAGCGCAAAGGTGACGACGATGCGCTTGGTCACGTGGCGGCGCTTGAAGTGGCCCAGCTCATGTGCCAGCACCGCCTCGATCTCGTCGCCCGACAGGCGCTCCAGCAGCGTGTCGAAGAAGACAATGCGCTTGGCCGCGCCGAAGCCGGTGAAATACGCATTGCCGTGGGCGCTGCGCTTGCTGCCGTCCATCACGAACAGGCCCTTGCTGGCAAAGCCGCAGCGCTTCATCAGGGCCTCGATGCGCTGGCGCAGCGATTCGTCGGTGAGCGGCTCGAACTTGTTGAACAGCGGTGCGATAAAGGTCGGGAACACCACCAGCAGGAACAGGTTGAAGGCCATCCACACCAGCCAGGTCCAGACCCACCACAGCGAGCCGGCGCGCTCCATCAGCCACAGCACCGCCAGCAGCAGCGGCAGGCCCAGCGCGCAGGCCACCACCAGCATCTTGGCCATGTCGGCCAGCCACAGGCCGAACGTCATCTTGTTGAAGCCGAAGCGCTGCTCGATGCCGAACTGGCCGTACAGCGAGAACGGCAGGTCCACCAGCCCGCCGATCAGCGCCACGCTGGCCACCAGCGCCACGCCATAGGCATAGCCTGGGCCGAAAGTGTCCAGCCAGGACTGGTTGAGCCACTGCAGCCCGCCCAGCATGGTGAAGCCGATCAGCACCGCGGCCCCGGCCAGCACCTCGAGCATCGACAGCCGGGTGCGGGCGATGGTGTAGTCCGCGGCCTTCTGGTGCGAGGCCAGGCTGATGGTGTCGGCAAAGCGCGGCGGCACCGCATTGCGGTGCTGCGCCACATGCCGGACCTGGCGGGCGGCCAGCCAGAGCCTGGTCAGCACCATCAGCACCAGGGCGGCGAGAAAGACAATCGTGAACATCGGCAAGAGCCTTGTTGTGGGTGCGGGCGCCCCGCATTGTGCGCGGCGGGCGTCCGTTGGAACCGCCGAGCCCCGGGGTGGGGCAGGCGGTGGTCCGGGATATCCGGAAAACACCCCGGCGCTGGTGCGCAAACGGCCATTCCGGACGGATATGCGAGAATTATAAATTGTTCGCGCCCGCCCCCGCCGCGGCCGCTTCCCTGAAATCCCTATCTTCCGCAGTCCCGATGACAAGCCAAGCCACCGCCAAATCCGTCAAAAGCGAAAACAACCTGATCTGGCTGGACATGGAAATGACCGGCCTGCAGCCGGATACCGATCGCATCATCGAAATCGCGATCGTCGTTACCGACTCCGAACTCAATATCCTGGCGGAAGGCCCGGTGCTGGTGATCCACCAGAGCGACGCCGTGCTCGATGGCATGGACAACTGGAACAAGGGCACCCACGGCCGCTCGGGCCTGATCGACAAGGTCAAGGCATCGACCCTGACCGAAGAGCAGGCCGAGGCCGAGCTGCTGGCCTTCCTCAAGCGCTGGGTGCCGGCCAGCAAGTCGCCGATGTGCGGCAACTCGATCTGCCAGGACCGCCGCTTCATGGCGCGCTACATGCCCAAGCTGGAGGCCTTCTTCCACTACCGCAACCTGGACGTGTCCACGCTGAAGGAGCTGTGCAAGCGCTGGGAGCCGGCCATCCACAAGGGCTTTATCAAGCGCCAGCTGCATACGGCGCTGGCCGACATCCTGGAATCGGTCGAAGAACTGCGCTACTACCGCACGCACTTTATCCGGCACACCGCGCCGGGCGCCGCACCGGCAGCGGACGCGCCGGCCGCCGGCACGCCCGCGCAATAAGCGGGGCCGGCTGCTCCCGGAACAACAACCCACTGCAAGCGACGGGCCGCCCGCACGGGGCGGCCGTCGCCGGGGCGCGTCCCGCCCGCCTGCCCATGCTTGAGCGCATCGTCTCCATCATCACGCCGGTCATCCTGATCATCCTGGTCGGGTGGCTGTACGGGCGCAAGGCCCATCCGGACATGGCCGGCATCAACCGCGCCACGCTGGACGTGATCGCACCGCTGCTGGTGGTGTCGGCCTTCGTCAGCAAGGATTTCGTGCTGGCCGACCAGCTGGTGCTGCTGGGCTGCGCTGTGGCGGTGGTGCTGGGCTCCGGCGTGCTGGCGTGGGCGCTGGCGCGGCTGCTGAAGGCCGATCCGCGCACCTTCGTGCCGCCGATGATGTTCAACAACTGCGGCAACATGGGGCTGCCGCTGTCGGTATTTGCCTTCGGTCCGGCGGGGCTGGCGCCGGCGGTGGCGCTGTTCGCGGCATCGAACCTGATGCACTTCACCATCGGCATGAAGATCGTCAACCGCCATGCGTCGATGGCGCAGATCGCGCGCAACCCCATGGTGCTGGCCACCGTGGCGGGCGTGGCGCTGGCGCTGGCGCGGCCATGGTTCACGCTGCCGGACCCGGTATACCAGTCGGTCAAGCTGCTGGGCGACGCCACCGTGCCGCTGATGCTGTTTGCGCTGGGCGTGCGCATGAAGGACGTGAGCCTGCGCAACTGGGGCATGGGCCTGGTCGGCGCCGCGGCCTGCCCGCTGACGGGAATCGCGGTGGCGCTGCTGCTGGCGCAGTGGGTGCCGCTGACCGAATTGCAGCGCGGCCTGCTCTTTGTGTTTGCCGCGCTGCCGCCGGCGGTGCTGAACTTCCTGGTGGCGGACCATTTCCGGCAGGAGCCGGACCAGGTGGCGTCGATCGTGCTGCTGGGCAACATCGCCGCGGTGGTGTTCGTGCCGGTGGGGTTGTACCTGGGCTTGCGCTGAGGCGCGGGGAAGGGGAGCCCGCAGGCGCGCGCCTGCGGGGATTGGCGATTACGCCGCGGGCTTGGCCCGCACGGCGTTCTTCGGGCGCCAGGCCTTGACCACGGCCTCATCGGTTTCCATGTAGGGGCCGCCGATCAGGTCGATGCAATACGGCACCGCAGCAAAGATCCCTTGCGCCACGGCCTTGCCATCGGCATCGCGCAGGCCCTCCAGGGTCTCGCGGATGGCGCGCGGCTGGCCGGGCAGGTTGACGATCAGCGCGGCGCGGCTGGCGGTCTCGCGGATCACCGCCACCTGGCGCGACAGGATCGCGGTCGGCACGAAATGCAGGCTGACCTGGCGCATCTGCTCGCCGAAGCCGGGCATTTCCTTGGTGCCCACGGCCAGCGTGGCCTCTGGCGTCACGTCGCGGCGCGCCGGGCCGGTGCCGCCGGTGGTCAGCACCAGGTCGCAGCCGGCCACGTCGACCAGGTCGATCAGGGTGCGCGAGATCTGCGCCTGCTCGTCCGGGATCAGCCGCTCCACCGCCTGCCAGGGCGTGGTCAGCGTGCGCCCGAACCACTCGCGCAGCGCCGGGATGCCTTCGTCCTGGTAGGTGCCGGCCGAGGCGCGGTCCGAGATCGAAACGAAGCCGACAACGAGTTCATCGGGATGGTTGCGGACTACCGGCTGCGTGGTCTGGGTCATGCCTCGGGCTCCGGGGTAGGGGGTTGGTCCGCGGCGGCGCCGGCCTTGCCGTCCTTCGCATCCAGCGCCGTCTTGATCGCCTGGAACAGCTCGCGGAAATAGCGCGGCGGCTTGCCTTGCTCCTTTTCCTTGCGCGCGTTGCGGATGGTGTTGCGCAGCGCCTGCACGTCGATGCCGGGGTGCTCGGCGAGGAAGCGCGTCAGCGCCGCGTCGTCGGCCAGCAGCAGCTCGCGCCAGCGCTCGATCAGGTGCATGCGGGCGGTTTCGGCCTTGCTGGTGCCCTTGAAGCCCTCCAGCGCTTGCCGGATCACCTCGACCTCTTCGTCGTCGAGGCCGCGCATGATCTTGCCCACGAACTGCATCTGGCGGCGCTTGCCCTCGTGGCTGTTGATGCGGCGGGCCTGGTGGATGGCGTCGGCGAGCGCTTCGGGCATGGGCACGCGCGCCAGGCGGTCCTTGGCCAGGGCTTCGAGCTCGGCGCCAAGGTCCTGCAGGGCGGTCATTTCGCGCTTGCGCTGCGACTTGCTTTTCGGTTCGTCGTCTTCCGGTTCGGGCGCAAAGCCTCCGGGAAAGCGCGAGCCATTCGGATTACGGGAATTTCGCGTCATGCCCGGCATTTTATCTTGCTATGATTGCCGCTTGGACTTTTGATGACACCCGCCCAGCATGGACCAGATCGCAGAACAGACCGCGCACTTCACCTACACCCAGGCCCAGCTCAGCGAGATGGCCGCCGATGTGCTGCGCGTTGCACGCGAACTTGGGGCGACCGACGCCGCCACCGAGATCTCCGAAGGCAGCGGCCTGTCGGTATCGGTACGCAAGGGGCAGGTGGAAACCATCGAGCAGAACCGCGACAAGGTGGTCGGGGTCACGGTCATGATCGGCAAGCGCCGCGGCAATGCCAGCACCTCGGACTTCTCGCCGGCCGCGCTGCGCGCCACTGCCGAGGCCGCCTACAACATCGCCCGCTTCACGGCCGAGGACGATTGCGCCGGCCTGGCCGAGGAAGAACTGCTGGAACGCGCGCCGCAGGACCTGGAACTGTTCCACCCGTGGGCGCTGGACGCCGAGCGCGCCATCGACATTGCCACCCGCGCCGAGGCCGCCGCCTTCGCGGTGTCGCCGCGCATCCGCAACAGCGACGGCGCCAGCGTGTCGGCGCAGCATTCGCAGTTCGTGCTGGCGACCACGCGCGGCTTCTCGGGCGGCTACCCGTATTCGCGCCATTTCATCTCGTGCGCGCCGATCGCCGGCAGCGGCAGCGGCATGCAGCGCGATGACTGGTACTCGTCCAAGCGCTCGCCGCTGGCGCTGGCCGCGCCCGAGGACATCGGCCGCTACGCCGCCGAGCGCGCGCTGGCGCGGCTGCAGGCGCGCCAGCTGTCCACGCGCCGCTGCCCGGTGCTGTTCGAGGCGCCGCTTGCCGCGGGGCTGCTGGGCGCCTTCGTGCAGGCGGTGTCGGGCGGCGCGCTGTACCGCAAATCCACGTTCCTGTGCGATTCGCTGGGCCAGGCCGTGTTTGCGCCGCATATCCAGATCCATGAGCAGCCGCACACCCCCGGCGCCATGGGCAGCGCCCCGTTCGACGAGGAAGGCGTGCGCACCCGTGCCCGCGACGTGGTCCGCGACGGCGTGGTGCAGGGCTATTTCCTGTCGACCTATTCCGCGCGCAAGCTCGGCATGCAGACCACCGGCAACGCCGGCGGCTCGCACAACCTGACACTGACCAGCTCGCTGACCGAGCCCGGCGACGACTTCCCGGCGATGCTGCGCAAGCTCGGCACCGGCCTGCTGGTGACCGAGCTGATGGGGCAGGGCGTCAACTACGTGACCGGCGACTATTCGCGCGGCGCCTCGGGCTACTGGGTCGAGAACGGCGTGATCCAGTACCCGGTGGAGGAAATCACCATCGCCGGCAATATGGCCGAGATGTTCCAGCAGATCGTCGCCATCGGCGCGGACTCGCTGGTGCGCGGCACCAAGGAAACCGGCTCGATCCTGCTCGAGCAGATGACGATTGCCGGCACCTGAGCGGCGCGCGCCACCCAAAAAAAAGCAGGCCTGACGGCCTGCTTTTTTATTGCCCGCGCAACGGCTTACGACTCGTCCGACGGCGGCCGCTCGTACGTGACGAACGCATAGTCGAAGCCATTGGCCTCCGAATGATGCGTCTCGCGCGCGGTCTCCACCCATTGGGTGCGGTCGATTGCCGGGAAGAAGGCATCGCCTTCCACATCCGCATCGATCTCGGTCACCACCAGCCGGTCCGCGCATGGCATGGCCTCGGCGTAGAGCTGCGCGCCGCCGATCAGGAAGATCTGCTCCGCGCCCACGCACAGGCGCTGGGCATCTTCCAGCGAGGCCGCCACCTCGGCGCCCTCGATGCGCAGGTCCGGGTTGCGGCTGACCACGATATTGCGGCGCCCCGGCAGCGGGCGGCCGATCGAGTCCCAGGTCTTGCGGCCCATGATCACGGGCGCGCCCATGGTGGTACGCTTGAAGTGCGCCAGGTCTTCCGGCAGGCGCCACGGCAGCGTGTTGTCGCGGCCGATGGTGTTGTTGCGGGCGCGGGCGACGACCAGTGTCAGCAGCGTCATACGGCCACCGGTGCCTTGATGGCGGCGTGCGACTGGTAGCCGGCCAGTTCAAAGTCTTCGTAGCGGTAGTCGAAGATGCTGTCGGGCTTGCGCAGGATCTTCAGCTGCGGCAGCGCCAGCGGCTCGCGCGCCAGCTGGGTCTGCACCTGCTCGAAATGGTTGTTGTACAGGTGGCAGTCGCCGCCGGTCCAGACGAAGTCGCCCACTTCCAGCCCGGTCTGCTGCGCCATCATGTGGGTCAGCAGCGCATAGCTGGCGATATTGAACGGCACGCCCAGGAAAATATCGGCGCTGCGCTGGTAGAGCTGGCACGACAGCCGGCCATCGGCCACGTAGAACTGGAAGAACGCGTGGCAGGGCGGCAGCTTCATGCGCGGGATGTCGGCCACGTTCCAGGCCGACACGATCAGGCGGCGCGAATCCGGATTGGCGCGGATCTGCGCCACCAGGTCGGTGATCTGGTCGATATGTCGGCCGTCCGGCGTCGGCCACGAGCGCCATTGCGAGCCGTAGACCGGGCCCAGTTCGCCGTTCTCGTCGGCCCACTCGTCCCAGATGGTGACGCCGTGCTCCTGCAGCCAGCGCACGTTGGTCGAGCCCTGCAGGAACCACAGCAGTTCATAGATGATCGACTTCAGGTGCAGCTTCTTGGTGGTCACCACCGGGAAGCCTGCGCGCAGGTCGAAGCGCATCTGGTAGCCGAACACCGAGCGCGTGCCGGTGCCGGTGCGGTCGGCCTTGTCGGTGCCATGCTCGTACACATGGCGCATGAAGTCGAGGTACTGTTTCATCGGCGCGGGGCGGGATCGGGAGTGACGCGGGTACTGGTCCCGCAAAGCTGGCATTTTAAAGCAAAAGGGCCATCCCTCAGGATGGCCCTTCAGCGGCATGGCCGGGGCGGGTGCCCCGGCCATGCCTGGCACGGCTTGCCGCCTTAGTGGCTGCCGGCCGGTTGCTGCACGCGGCGCTTCTGCACCAGGTAGCCGGCGCCCAGCACGCCGCCGACGATCAGCACGTACAGGCCCCAGTTGACCACCGGGTTGGCTTCGAAGAACGCCTTGATCATCGGCTCGTGCACGATCATCTTGACTGCCGTGAACGCCAGCACGCCTGCGCCCAGGTAGATGATGATCGGGAAGCGGCTCATCAGCTTGAGCACCAGGCTCGAGCCCCACACCACGATCGGGATGCTGATCAGCAGGCCCAGCACCACCAGCAGGAAGCTGCCGTGCGCGGCGCCGGCCACGGCCAGCACGTTGTCCACGCCCATCACCGCGTCGGCGATGATGATGGTCTTCATTGCGCCCCACAGGGTCGAGGCGCCCGAGCCGTGCCCCTCGCCGTCGCCTTCGTCGGACAGCAGCTTGTAGGCAATCCACACCAGCGCCAGGCCGCCGATCAGCATCAGCCCCGGAATCTTCAGCAGCCAGACCACCCCGATCGTCATGGCCGAGCGCACCACCACGGCGCCGACGGTACCCCAGATGATGGCCTTCTTCTGCAGGTGGGCGGGCAGGTTGCGCGCCGCCAGGGCGATCACGATGGCATTGTCTCCAGCCAGCACCAGGTCAATGACGACGATGGACAGCAGTGCCGTCAGGAACTGCATCGTGAACAGATCGGTAAACCACTCCATGAACTCTCCTCAGGGTACAAATCAGCGCAAGTGCGCGTATCGGGTTCGCCTGGTTTCACGTAGCACGGGAGCGTGGGGGCGCCTTTGCAAACCATGAAGTCCAGGTTGCAAAGGTCTTGCTCGACCACTGGCGCGGTATGCACGCCGGTAGTCAGCACAACCGGGGACAAGGGTCCCGGAATGACGATTGTGCTAAGGGCATGGGCCCCGGAGCTACTCCCCTTTGAGGGACACGACCCGTTTCGGGGCCGCGCTGGGCGGGATTATAAACGAACTGCAAGGGATATGCCCCATTAGGAAAGATACTGACTCAAAGTTCTTGATGTGCTGCGTGCGGCGCATCCGGCGATCGGCGGTGCGCGATCCGCCGGATGGGCCTATCCTTTAGGTTCGGCTTCGCCCGATGCGTCCCGGACGGCACAGGGAGGCGTTGCGGAGACCGGCGCGCACGACATGCACAGCGCGGCCTTGGGGAATACGCAGTGAAGCAGTGACCATTCGCGACCACACAAGGAAACGACATGCCGGCTGTCCCGAATCCGCCGAATACCCCCTTCCAGAAAAAAGCCCCGCAGACACCTCTCCCACCCCTGAACCACCACAACGGCCATGCGGCCGCACCGCCCGCCCTGGTCGCGCTGGCCAATGGCCGCGCGCACCGGCAGCCGCCCCAGCCGGAGTTCGTGCAGCAGTACCGCGAGGACAGCGGC is part of the Cupriavidus necator genome and harbors:
- the gluQRS gene encoding tRNA glutamyl-Q(34) synthetase GluQRS, with the protein product MAVTATTAATTVAATGYRGRFAPSPTGPLHMGSLVTALASWLDARAHGGQWLVRIEDIDMPRCVRGADDDILLTLERLGMAPDEPPVWQSRREPFYADALRRLDAAGQLYPCGCSRKEIADSLVHVRERHQTLGYPGTCRHGLNGKLPRAWRVRVPDGPAATLCFDDRWQGRQCQDLETELGDFVLRRADGLWAYQLAVVVDDGLQGITHIVRGADLLDSTPRQIHLQHLLGLPTPAYLHVPVVVNETGEKLSKQSGAQAIDTTAPLDALREAGTHLGLSNRAENVKDWLARATDGWRQLLADLPRPPHG
- a CDS encoding LysR family transcriptional regulator, translating into MALSLESLEVLDAIERKGSFAAAAHEMGKVPSALTYVVRKLEEDLDVLLFDRRRHRAELTPAGRALLDEGRHLLHAADDLARRVKRLATGWEATLTIVVDDLINFRALLPVIHDFYAENTATRLRFSKEVLGGAWDALVNNRADLVIGGAYDAPSTQGFQIRPLGSMPFVFAVAAHHPLATEEGPLTTIQIARHRIVAVGDTSRNLPARTHGVLAGQDVLVVPTMRDKLEAQIRGLGCGWLPAPMAQPHIESGVLQARETVEVRAPGNFKVAWRTSNRGKALQWWASKLEDPRLAQALLQQPDFAG
- a CDS encoding pirin family protein yields the protein MIEIRKSAERGYADHGWLKSFHSFSFADYYDPRHVQFGPLRVINEDRVAPGMGFGTHGHRDMEIISYVLEGELAHKDSIGNGSVIRPGDVQRMSAGTGVRHSEYNHAAHDTTHFLQIWIMPAENGIEPGYEEKHFDAADKRGKLRLVASADGAEGSVVVHQDVRLYAGLFDGDEAATLALAPGRRAYIHVARGRVTVNGKALEAGDAAKLEAEGEVALSGGDGAEVLVFDLS
- a CDS encoding CobD/CbiB family protein, which codes for MTFVSILLALIAEQFRALGRNNPIHEIVRALGDRAEHAFDTGRPRDAALAWLTVVLPLTLAVIVVHYLLASISVALTLAWNVLVLYMTLGFRQFSHYFTDIHEALNRDDVHTARTLLHEWTGLDTVEMPVSEIVRHTLEAAIIAVHRHVFGVFFWFLVPVGPGGVVLYRTAEYLSRHWNQPSTERSPALGRFAARAFYLLDWIPSRLTAIGFAIVGNFEDAVYAWRNHARKWNDAVNGILLASGGGALGVRLGTPLAEDDSTVVLRASVAGPAVDYAPGMEEENGGPEPVPPEFGTEPGVRTLQSAVGLVWRAVVLWMLLLAMLSLALWVG
- a CDS encoding putative signal transducing protein is translated as MKLLLSATSLVHAAHCRNVLRAAGIRAELRNTWLAGATGEIPFRESAPQVWLVDDEMEAQAWAVLNAAANPAPGPSWQCRHCLEWHEAQFGACWRCGAARD
- the rsgA gene encoding ribosome small subunit-dependent GTPase A, which gives rise to MSRATRHRNAGGGSHAGTATESALIIAAHGRHYVVELGDGTRMHAFPRGKKSDCAVGDHVSVERAAADQCVITAASPRKNLLHRSDQFKSKLLAANIDQVVIVLATEPGFSEDLLGRALVSAEAMEIRPLIVLNKTDLPDRLEEARGRLALYRGLGYDTLELSVRADPAQALAALKPRLAGLASILIGQSGMGKSSLLNLLIPGVDAQTREISAKLDSGKHTTTFTRLYHLPAEWGTVDGHQGALIDSPGFQEFGLYHLSEGMLERAFPEFRPLLTGCRFYNCHHVNEPGCGVLAAVASGAISERRHQLYMQLLHESNQQKPW